A window of the Lolium perenne isolate Kyuss_39 chromosome 7, Kyuss_2.0, whole genome shotgun sequence genome harbors these coding sequences:
- the LOC127317478 gene encoding jasmonate-induced protein homolog: MASVQCEMKDVQLTLEEKACLDEMIKQAERSLEPHELLAGALNNQTVGPLSIVATKIFAGQVVRNFPNPLCNLDGFAMSGTFATGVKAAVVYSAKNKAGVECGWLLAFNNSNNAVGVRVFAECGLKGKFRNINWAQVEQKLEKSGTIAKAHDLETGTSLYAGICGPTGKSAAGAVFLG; the protein is encoded by the exons ATGGCATCAGTCCAGTGTGAGATGAAGGATGTGCAACTCACTTTGGAGGAGAAAGCATGTTTAGATGAGATGATCAAGCAAGCTGAGCGTTCCTTGGAGCCTCATGAACTGTTAGCGGGTGCTTTGAACAATCAAACAGTGGGCCCCCTGAGCATTGTGGCTACCAAGATATTTGCAGGACAGGTTGTCAGAAACTTCCCCAATCCTCTTTGCAATTTGGATGGGTTCGCCATGTCAGGCACGTTCGCGACAGGTGTCAAGGCTGCTGTGGTGTATTCCGCCAAAAACAAAGCTGGTGTTGAATGTGGATGGCTCCTTGCCTTTAACAATAGCAACAATGCTGTTGGAGTGAGG GTATTTGCTGAATGTGGCCTTAAAGGTAAATTCCGCAACATCAATTGGGCACAAGTTGAACAGAAACTGGAGAAATCTGGGACAATTGCTAAGGCGCATGACTTGGAGACTGGAACCTCACTCTATGCTGGCATTTGTGGCCCTACCGGGAAATCTGCTGCTGGTGCAGTATTCCTTGGTTAA
- the LOC127317481 gene encoding peroxidase 2, whose product MKLSVVLLCALVTIQAALLAAPSAEASGLKLGYYNKKCRGVENVVKGHIIRAIKKNPRVGPGLVRLVFHDCFVRGCDGSVLLDKSAQNPHPEKEAPANIGLAAFDILEMIKADIEKRCPGVVSCSDILVYAARDATKILSKGHINYDVPAGRLDGLVSSAYEAQAELPDSTFTAQQLIENFARKNFDVEELVILSGAHSIGMAHCSSFKGRLTAPADQITPAYRNLLNYKCGQSANPLVVNNVRDEDYNTVATFMPGFKSRVRKIRDLFDNSYYHNNLARIVSFNSDWVLMTHKEARGHVHEYADNATLWNDDFGESMIKLSKLSMPAGSKGGIRKKCSIVSHPLH is encoded by the exons ATGAAGCTCTCGGTGGTTCTCCTGTGTGCCCTGGTTACCATCCAGGCTGCGCTGCTCGCCGCGCCATCGGCAGAGGCTAGCGGGCTCAAGCTCGGCTACTACAACAAGAAATGCAGGGGCGTGGAGAACGTTGTCAAAGGACACATCATCCGGGCTATCAAAAAGAACCCCCGTGTCGGCCCCGGTCTTGTCCGGCTCGTATTCCACGACTGCTTCGTTAGG GGGTGCGATGGCTCTGTCCTCCTTGACAAGTCGGCCCAAAACCCTCACCCTGAGAAGGAAGCGCCGGCGAACATCGGGCTCGCTGCCTTCGACATCCTTGAGATGATCAAGGCCGACATCGAGAAGAGGTGCCCCGGCGTGGTGTCCTGCTCCGACATACTTGTCTACGCTGCCCGTGACGCCACGAAAATTCTCAGCAAGGGGCACATCAACTACGACGTCCCCGCCGGCCGCCTCGACGGCCTCGTCTCCTCTGCCTACGAGGCACAGGCGGAGCTCCCGGATTCCACCTTCACCGCCCAGCAGCTCATCGAGAACTTCGCCCGCAAGAATTTCGACGTTGAGGAGCTCGTCATCCTCTCCGGCGCTCACTCCATTGGCATGGCACACTGCTCGTCCTTCAAAGGCCGTCTCACCGCACCTGCGGACCAGATCACCCCGGCCTACCGCAACCTGCTCAACTACAAGTGCGGCCAGAGCGCCAACCCGCTCGTGGTCAACAACGTCCGCGACGAGGACTACAACACTGTCGCCACTTTCATGCCAGGGTTCAAGAGCCGGGTGCGCAAGATCAGGGACTTGTTCGACAACTCCTACTACCACAACAACCTCGCCAGGATCGTCAGCTTCAACTCCGACTGGGTTCTGATGACGCACAAGGAGGCAAGGGGCCACGTCCATGAGTACGCTGACAATGCCACGCTCTGGAACGATGATTTTGGTGAATCTATGATCAAGCTTAGCAAGCTGTCCATGCCGGCCGGGAGCAAGGGCGGGATCAGGAAGAAGTGCAGCATCGTCAGCCACCCCCTGCATTAA